The genomic region AGATATGATCCTCTGAATATATGAAAATTAGGAATAAAAAAGAGAGGATATCTTTGTTGGAACATAGCTGCATTCGACACTTACTACCACTTGTATTTTTGTTTTAGTCATTTGTTCATTGCTATGTCGATTATGATTTTGGTTCTCTACCATCTGCTTTGGCTTTATAGTGAATTTTACAATGCAAAATGCAAGAATAAAAGTAATCATCTACCCTGTTCTTGATGAATTTGGTTTTGGGTATACTGCCTTCCCGTTTGTTTAGTTTTGTCAGAATATGTTAATCGAGATTGGTTTTATTTGAATGCATAATTTTATATGCTTGattccttttctttccttttcattcCAGCAAAAAGCATTGGAGGCTGCAATGAATGATATAAATAGTTCATTTGGAAAAGGAAGTGTTACAAGATTGGGGAGTGCTGGTGGAGCATTGGTGTATGTTTTCAAACTTACCATAACATTGTTGTTTTATTTAAGGATATTCTTATTGATTTACTTTGATATGTGGAATTCGGATTTTGTTCCTTTCTTGTTTAGACGGAAAAAAGTTGTCCCCGCTATGGGTGTAAGTATTATGTTGAGATTCTAAGAGGCATTTAGTTATAGAATTTTAACTGGAATTGTGTTTAGCCTGACTTCATTTGGTAAAACTTAATCCATTTCAGTGAAACTTTTCCGAGTGGTTGTTTGACGCTAGATTTAGCCTTAGGTGGTGGCCTTCCCAAAGGAAGAATTGTGGAGGTATTGATTTTCTCTTTCTACATCATTCCTTTTCTCCATGAATTtgaatcaaaataattatttgaatGAACATTATCTGGCTATGCTATTTGCATATGCTAGTTTCCTTTTGGATGATGGTGGAGAGGAAAAATGGTAACTTTGTAATTGGTCTATATGTAGAGATTATGAATTAGGGCTTGGAAACAGTGTAACTGAAAAAGGAAGCAATCTGTCCTCATACTTTGAATGTTTGCTGCTCCTACTTCCTGTATCCAAAAAACTGATCCTAAAGTGTCATTCACGGTGTTATTActtgatttgaaaaaaattaataaacaaGATGCAGTGAAAGAATTGTTAACACATCCTCATTAAGAAAGTAATAGATAGAATGATAACTGGCAAACTATGTTTAGACATTACTCCTGCAAGTTTCTTATCTTCACCTTATTTCATGGAAGCAATGGCCCTTAAGCCGTAAGCATGTTGCTGCAACTTTTCATTTTTCCTAGTGAATCCATATTGCACATGTATTGAAGTGGAAATTGATATTCAAACATGTCCTTCATATTCACTCGCCTTATGAATTTTGTTTGGTGATTTGCTAATTACTCTCATAAAGGCCCAGTGCTTAGGACAACCGAAATTAAGGATTGTGGTCGAAGCAACAAAACGGCCAATTCTGGTGCAAATTAGGGAATTAGTTCAGAGAGTAAAAGCTTAAAAAGAATAAGTGGAAAACTTTTAAGAGTTGAGActtgaaaaataaagaatatattTCTAAGGAAATTTTTGCAATATTTTAGGAGTTGTTTTCTGCTAGTGTATTACATTGAAACCAAAAGTTTAACTATCTAGCCGAGAACCACTGTGATGCAACCTTTGTTGACAAGTAACCCTTGATTCCACATGATTTCATGGGTATGCCTCACACATTGGTAGCCTTAAAGTTGGTCGTATTTTCTTTCAAAGCTTGTATGATTAGATTTCTTTGTGTTTCTACTCACATCACAGACCTACAACATTAATTAACAATGGATCATGTGGTAGATTTGAGAGTTTTGAACTCATCTGCCTGGTACAATTGGTGATTGGACTTTAATATAGGATATGGAAGAAACTGGTGACTCAGTTGTGACTATGATGTCTGAAAAATTAAATCATATTATCGTGATGATAAAACATTTTGGAAACAAAATTTCTACGACATAAACATCATTCTATTCTCATAGGAAACCAATGAACATATGCTTTAGTAAATCATGGTTCTAAATTTGTTTCCTTTAATACCACTATGCTTCTCAAATTTTCCAGGTTTGGTATTTAATGACATTAGACTCCatgttttaatttcaatattatacCCAAACCTGCTTTGAGTGGCATCATAATATCTGCTGTTTCACTTGGCAGGTATATGGACCAGAAAGTAGTGGAAAAACTACCCTAGCACTCCATGCCATTGCTGAAGTGCAGGTTGATAGCTTCCTTCCCTTTTCTTAGGCGGTTTGGTTTCTGATTTATTATGCTACAAAAAGGTCAATGAAGTGAAATACTATATGCATTGTTTTTATGTTAATTATGCAGAAGCTTGGTGGCAACGCAATGCTTGTTGATGCAGAGCATGCTTTTGATCCAGCATATTCAAAAGCATTGGGAGTAGATGTCGAGAATTTGATTGTGTGCCAGCCGGATAATGGGGAAATGGCATTAGAAAGTAATTCATCAAGTCCCTTTTTATGCAGTTGTGAAAGTGGTCACGGTTGAGGAAGGCCGTAACTGATGCAGCACATGTGATGCTTTTGAAAATTTTGCTGTTTCTGTAAGCTCAACAAATAAGACTGATAAAGTTGTTTTGTTTCAGTTGCGGATCGTATGTGCAGATCTGGTGCCGTAGATTTAATTTGTGTTGATTCAGTATCAGCTCTCACTCCACGGGCAGAGATCGAAGTATGCTTCTTTACTCTTGAAAGTAAATTACATTTCATTCCTATGGTTTATTGAGTCTTTCTAGTCAGAAAGCTACAATAGTTGTCCCCACAAAATCCTTTTAGTCCATCAGTTTCAATTGAAAGGGTATCTAAACCAGGACATGtctttctttattttaaaattttttgcctCTTCTATGAATCCATGACTTGATTGAACATAAGGATATGTACCAATTAAGTAATGTAACAAATGGAAAATACAGACTCAAATGTGAGGCTAACGCCTAGCTAACAATGGAGCATCTTAAAAAGAACTCGAGAACAATTGTCACTTTGGTGTTTTATCCTAAACTGTGATTTTTGTTATAAACTTTAAGAATTAGTATTTGACGTATCTGTTGTatacctctttttcttttctttttcttgttgtATGCTTTTGCCATGTCTAAGCTCTTTCTTGTTGCATTTTATGACATAGGGTGAAATCGGGATGCAGCAAATGGGATTGCAAGCACGTCTGATGAGTCAGGCTTTACGTAAGATGTCAGGAAATGCTTCTAAAGCTGGTTGTACTCTAATTTTTCTTAATCAAATAAGATATAAGGTACTTTGAAGTTGTCTTCTTGTTTATAGATGAAGTAAAAGCAATTGCAGTTGTAATATACAGGGCATCAATGTGTCCAATTCAAACTATTTTAGGCACATCCTTTACATATCTCTATGTTTCTCTATTAGATCAACATGATTTCAGTGTTCTTTTTCTGTTTCCTTTTTTTCCCTTCCCTTCTACCAATTGACAGTATTGCTTCTGATTTTGAAAGATTGGAGTATATTACGGGAACCCAGAAGTGACTAGTGGAGGAATTGCATTAAAGTTCTTTGCCTCAGTTCGTCTTGAAATACGTCCTACTGGGAAGATAAAGTCTGTAAGCACATTAGCACAGTAGCTACTTGATTTTCCACtacatttttttccattttatcacttaatatatTATCATTACTAGTACATAATTCATATTATTGTAGGTTAAAGGTGATGAGGACATTGGGCTTCGTGTTCGTGTAAGAGTGCAGAAGAGTAAGGTAAATAAGAATTATATCAGCAAATTTGATGACAATGGGAGACATGACTTTCACTTCATTCTTCTTGTTAGTCTTAAAGCTAAAAACGATAATGCATGCCAAAAGACCATTAGAAATGCTTTCAGGCATCTTAGGCTTGACCCATGTTGCCTCATGGTACCAACTCTCATTGCAATATTCGAGTGAGATTCTGAAGTTCTTTCATCCCAAATAAATGGGAAGATATGATGGAAATGTCCCcccaaaaaaaaggaaaaagaaaggaacttAAACAATAAAATCTGATGCTTTTCAATCTTATAGATTTGACATAAATGTACCGTTAGAATAGAGGTCAACTCATCCAGGGTGACGTGATAGCACCGAATATATCTGGTGAAAATGTGTCACCAAATTGGTTGTTGTTGCAGGTCTCAAGGCCATACAAGCAAGCAGAATTTGAAATCATATTCGGAGAGGGAGTAAGCAAATTGGTAAGTAATGCAATCAAATATTTACATTCATCCAAGTTTGCAGACTTTTTCTCTTCATTTTGACATTGAAAAAGCCTACAGGGATGCATTTTAGATTGTGCTGAAATGATGGATGTTGTCACAAAGAAGGGCTCTTGGTACAGCTATGGGGACCATAGGTTTGCTTTCAAGCTTGTCTTTACTACCTAAACTTTTAAGACAAATTTAGatctttttatttgttttcttgtttataatttcaaaaactgATTATCAAGAATTAGACTTGGTAACTTATACAGATATTAACTTTTTTAATTTAGGCAGTAGTGTAGTTACTAATTACTACATTTTTGCTCATAGATTACTAACCGTTGTGTTCTGTACAGTAATAATCTCTTGATGATGGCTTCTGTTCATTTATTTCACAGTTTTGCATAGACTCGTTTTGCTTGAACTAGCATCGTAAATGTTATTCGATGTGTCAGGAGATATAGAAGTTAGACTTACTATGGTtttgtttttctatatttttgtaaAGGCTGGGGCAAGGCAGAGATAGAGCATTACAATACTTGAGAGACAACCCTGTTCTACGTGACGAAATCGAGAAGGTTCAGTACTTCAACCCtacatatatatttcatattgtgctattaaattgaAACCTAGTCCACTTTAATCAACTGATGATGCATGAAGCTCCAAACTGTTCTTGCTTTTGTTGTATGATCAGTTGAGGAGGAACATGCTAAGATAGCCCCCCAAAATTTAGAAGATAGTATAGTATATAATAACCCCTTATCTTAATTTTCTGTTCTGGTTTCTTTTTCTACGCCTCCGTTTTTCTATTTGTCTGAAGTATCTGTGTCTGAGTCTGACCCACACCTAGATTTAGGTTTGAGAATGTGACCCTCCAAATGCCATATGCATGTCAATACATTATGTATGATTAGACCTGTCAAATGGGTGGATTGTGTTGGTCTAGATCGGactaatttgggttttaaaatattttggtcAATTTTTCAGTTTGTCATTTTAGGTTTGGGttaattttgagttagggttaTTTGGTTTTGAAGCTCGATTTTCATGTCGGGCCAATACTGGTTCAGATCATTTTGTATTCTAGTCCCTTCAGGTTTGGATCATTTCATGTTCACTTTGGGTTTTAATGGTCAAATCCAATTGGGTTGCATTTGGGTTCAAGTTAATCAGGTTGGTTTTCAAGTTCAACACGTGTACTCTGATTCGAGACCCAATTGATCTTGTAGTGTTTCTCTTTTGATCAGCATTTATGATTGAATGCTAAGAACAGTTCTTTTATCTGTTCTTAACAAAGTaaccatatattttattggtataatGCAGATAGCTCGGTCTATGATCGCGGATGGAACCGAACATTTGAGCTCAACTCATGTGAAGAGCTTGTCATTTCCTTCCCAAGATGAAGATATTTATGAGGAGGTATGACGGGATTGAACTAACTGGTCTTTACCACAAGGCCTTGGCAATCAACTGCAAAGGTACTCGGAATTTAGTTTCGCCATCGTGCATTGGGCCCAAAACAGAGAGTTTTCATGCCTTTCAGAAGGAAGGTATGTGTGTTCTGATTATGAATTGGCGAGACAGTAACTTTTTGATTTGGTTTTAATTTGTTGTTTAATCTTATTAACATTACCAAATTAATTTTTGCAAAGCCAAAACATTCAACATATAGACACGCAAAACTAACTTGTTGCTTAAGTTATTTTGATTAGAACATAATTACATCTTGGAGACTATAATACAAGTATCACTAATAGAAATATATTTATCTACTGTGCCAAAGCACTTGTGTTGTAAACCAAAAGAGCTCCTCCGGTGAGAATTCCGGCTAGGGTAACTGCCCATATTGCCAATCCTGTAGTCCCTGCATTATCGTTTATATAACATTAGTCCTGATTGTTGAAGTTCATTGTCAGATTAGGTCAAAGTTTAACAAGAATCGTACCACCGGTATAAACATCACCGCTGGGAGACCAGTCGTTGGGGTCGTATATGGGGCTGCACTTCAATCATCAGGGAAAAACGATAATCATGCATatgcatattatttatttaatttaaaattttattttataacaatctTTTTTTCCTCGAGTTGGTATCAGGGGCAAAACCATAATGTTTTGGAGGGGTgaatttgaattataaattttttggagagctaaaatgtaattttatcattttttacaTGAAACTTCACAAATTTTGAGGGATTAAACTATAACTTTCCATATTAGAGGGCTCaaactttaattttatcattgaattaacttaaaattgtgtaatttgaaaaggactaaatcaacaaatttttatttttaggaggGATCAAGGAGCAGGCCATACCCCTGGTTGGTATAACTTGTGCCACCAACTCACAAGGGCAAAACCAAGAGAATCTTTTAAGGGTTAAAAATGAAATATCATCATTACAAGGACTAAACTCCAAATTTATCATTTTGGGGGCCAACCCTCTACCTAACACTTATGAGTCATGATCGAAGACTTTGCAAGTACATATACATCCTATCTAATGTATTATCTATATACACGTATGCATGTATGTGCGTGTATAATTTACACAATAAAAACTGAGTTTGTGATGTGTGATTgctatttataaattataattaaatgacAATAGAGTCTCAACTCGACTGATATGGGTATTATTGTCTATACAAGAAGACATAAATTTAAATGTATTGAAAtaattatcctcctatttataagttgaaaaaataattctaaacattgtgtcaaataaaataaatataatcaaaatttataataaaattatttaaaataaataaattataattaaataaaaacgaGCCAAATTCTTATAAGTTAAAATTGAGTCTCAATTTGATCTATATTTAAATTAGCATCTCAATTTTTATCTTTCATATATTAAATAATAGagaaatattaaaacatttttatTATTCAATTGAAATTTAAGAGGGATGTGAGGTGAAAAGAATAATATATGTAATACAGAATTATATAATGATTGAAATAAAAGGGAAATATAGGCTGTCATACCTGTACCCATCGACATTAGCACCATATTTGTCGACAAATTGATAGACACCCTTTCCCTACATAAATTCTCAAAGTTTAAATTTGCCAATCTCTTTTACAAATATATAGCTATACATAAATGCAAATTAATTATAGAAAAGTCAACAAATTATTGAATTTTATATGTAATTCATAATCATTGAATTAAGTGTAATGCAAGGAATcacttttatgatttttataaatagGTTAAAGATCAATTTTGTattgcttttcaaaagcacttctgacTCTAAAAGCATTTCTGGAAGAAAAGCTGTGCAAAACAAGCTGCTTTTGACTTAAATTTTTAACTTTCagaagaaattaaaatttttaactttttctctCTCAAAAGTAATACTTTTCACCCTCCAATAATGAGTCCTTCTCCTTTTTTTATTGATACTTAAttataaatgttttaaaatcattaattaaaataaaaatatatatttttaaaataataattacaaatatttaataattatatttaaatatttaaaatatagattacatattctaattaaattttataaataattaatatttattacttaaaatatttaaaatttatattttatatattaaaatattaacaaaaattataatattttttattttcttactaaaatataataatattaattaatttaaatattatttaaataattatttgttacttgataataatatatctaaaattgacattttatttctcaaaagcattTTTTAATAGTAATGCTaaacacttaaattttaaatcaaatttttcaaagcacttctcaaaagtactttttcactacactttttaaaagcacttttcaaaaacattacCAAACTAGTTCTAAGTATTAGATGAATTACACTGAAATTCATTATCTGTACAAAATGATTAATCTACTAATTACACTTTATTCATGAAACTATTTAATAATGTTGTTTTTAATCCCAAAAGAATGATAAAAATAGTAATTATAATTCACACGTCTTTAATTGATAttcaataaattatattaaaaggaataaataaaatatttcgaATAATGTTTTGTGAATGAGAAATTAGTTTGTTAGATGGAATCGTGaatagaaatttttattttaaatatcgatctatttaatataaataataaaatattttattatttaatttgaatttgTAGATAATAAAATCAAGCTGAATTCAAGTTTCTGTCCAACGTTTAACCTATATGAATTGGGCAAAAAGAGCAAAACTAGGAGTTTGACACTTGCCCGaccccgaaaatttttatttaaatttttaaaattttaaattaataaaaataaaattatactctgactctttaaaaatataaaattagattTAACTCTttacatataatataaatatgaattattaaaataataaaattatatttttatttctataaaattaaaatttaatttcaacctcttaaaagaaattttgatttCACCTTGAGCATGTGGatagataaattttaaaacaataaataaaataaaataaattatatcacaaaaatttatattaaaagtacatttatataatttatttatttaataactaataaagaatttattaataaattttattaattttatattcaattattaatattttattaatcatatatatttgttttatttaaatattttatataaaaataaaaataaataccacataatgatatttatttttaaaattaattttaaaaattctctaATTAAATTGATATCGAATTAATTCCTCATGACAGTACCAACCTTAGCCCTTCTTCCAGAAGCATCAACACCATCCTTTAAGTTCAAGCCACCATTAATTCCTGCAAAAttcattattaaaatttataattaaatcatttaaaaaaataaGAATTAATAATTTTACACTTTTTTTAATTATCGACAATTCTTTTataccaaaatatataatttttctataaaataaaagagtaaatacGACACTAATATTCACAAAGTGATTCATATTTAACataaaaagtaatttgaatttaattcagTAATAATGAAGCTGAAATttaaatagtttaaattattGATCAAACCGAATTCAAGCATGATATCTTGTGAacttattcaaaatttttatctTCAAACCAAGCTAATGGAGTTCAAATTCGATCTTTGGGTACAATAATAAACAAGCTTGATTAACTCGTTAGTAGAGCCGGagcttaaaaattaattttgattgaGCCGAATAATATGCCAATCTTCGAATTTGGAATCGCACTCGAACTATCAGTAGAGTTttcaaaaaaaacaaaatttaaggaATGATGACAAATACTTTTTCAAATATACAAAAGAACAAAACAAAAATCGGATCATGCGATTTCACAATGCTAACGAATCATCAATAACAGTGCAAATTTgttcataaaaaaattcaaattctaTAATCAAAATTTACCAATCGAAAACCTACTTTCAAAAAACAAAATGTAAGCAATTACCGTAAGGGCTATCGGTCTTGATCTTCTTCTTGCCACTACCAGATTCAACCTTGAAAGAAGACGGAACCCTAGCAAGGGAAGGGACGCCTCTGCTACCACCTGATTTATCGACATTGACATTAGGTTTAAGCCTTATTGAAGAAGACGAAGCCATAACTGAGGCagccatttttttttttcttacttATTTTAGTAGCTAGAAATGCTTTGGCCTAAATGGGATTATTATTTTATACTATttgataattattattatatttataatatgaAGATACTAGAAAGTGATTGTCATGCTGACACGTGGAAATACTTTTTGGcattaatttatgtaataatgCATGCTTTGGTCAGACTAATGATCACTCTTGAATCTTCTATTGTTCTCCAAAACAACGGAAGAATCCTGAAGGTTTATCCTAATACCCCACCAATCAATTTAAGCAGCTTTAGTTATAATCAATCTTATTcaacttttcattttttattattcttaattaacTCAATAGTGTGATAGCTAAATTTAGATGATAGATTTGAATGTGAGATGTCGCCTTATATTGtcgaattatttgaatattgttcatataatatttgaattaaggAATTAAGATTTATAACATTtctataaaattatgaaaataaataaaaatcaattataggattttaaaattgttttgaaatattttaaaattaatttttaggtGTTTGGAGGTGTTAAGACCAATTATAGATCTTGTAAATAGAGTTGATCATGAGTCGGGTCGGATTTGAACTGGGTCAATGCAAAAAATTAAGTCTAGGCCTGGCTCAAAAAATGAGCTTAAACTTTTGCTCAAGTCCGACTCgaataaaaatactaaactagAGCCTGGACCGGCCTACCCacattaatttttttagattatttttctataaaaataaattt from Gossypium arboreum isolate Shixiya-1 chromosome 1, ASM2569848v2, whole genome shotgun sequence harbors:
- the LOC108483788 gene encoding DNA repair protein recA homolog 1, chloroplastic; amino-acid sequence: MDSSLVFSSKLKLHHHSLPLQTHFQRRPLLTSSHFRLAAAKKPPRKVLCEFEPKVNGALSPDPDSRFLDRQKALEAAMNDINSSFGKGSVTRLGSAGGALVETFPSGCLTLDLALGGGLPKGRIVEVYGPESSGKTTLALHAIAEVQKLGGNAMLVDAEHAFDPAYSKALGVDVENLIVCQPDNGEMALEIADRMCRSGAVDLICVDSVSALTPRAEIEGEIGMQQMGLQARLMSQALRKMSGNASKAGCTLIFLNQIRYKIGVYYGNPEVTSGGIALKFFASVRLEIRPTGKIKSVKGDEDIGLRVRVRVQKSKVSRPYKQAEFEIIFGEGVSKLGCILDCAEMMDVVTKKGSWYSYGDHRLGQGRDRALQYLRDNPVLRDEIEKIARSMIADGTEHLSSTHVKSLSFPSQDEDIYEEV
- the LOC108483790 gene encoding photosystem II 10 kDa polypeptide, chloroplastic-like isoform X1, translating into MAASVMASSSSIRLKPNVNVDKSGGSRGVPSLARVPSSFKVESGSGKKKIKTDSPYGINGGLNLKDGVDASGRRAKGKGVYQFVDKYGANVDGYSPIYDPNDWSPSGDVYTGGTTGLAIWAVTLAGILTGGALLVYNTSALAQ
- the LOC108483790 gene encoding photosystem II 10 kDa polypeptide, chloroplastic-like isoform X2 — protein: MAASVMASSSSIRLKPNVNVDKSGGSRGVPSLARVPSSFKVESGSGKKKIKTDSPYGINGGLNLKDGVDASGRRAKGKGVYQFVDKYGANVDGYSAAPYTTPTTGLPAVMFIPVGLQDWQYGQLP